The sequence below is a genomic window from Spirochaetota bacterium.
AGTTGAAGAAGCAAAAATGGAAGCTCAATTTATGCTAACAAAACTAAAAAGAGAAATTAATCTTCTTTATGAAGAAGCAAAAAGGGCAGATAGAAAAAGACTAAAAGAGATCTCTCAAAAGATATCTGATATGTCAAAACAGTTTATTTCTGAAGATACTAAAAAACAAGAAGAAATAAATCCAGGAGACATTGTTAAAATCAGAAATCTAAATCTTATAGGCAAGGTATTAACTATTGAAGATAATAGAGCAAGAATTCAAGCTGACACTGCGCAGATTGAGGCAGGATTAAGAGAGATTGAGAAAGTATCTAATATTAATGATAAAAGGTTTGAATCTTTAGTCTTTACAAATAAAAAAGCTTCTGAAAAAGATGAAAAGGAGGAGTCCTCCAGAAGACTTGATATTAGGGGAATGAGAGTTGATGAAGCCATACCCTTAGTGGAAAGATTTTTAAATGAACTTTCACTTAGTGAGTCTTACAAAGGCATAATATTACACGGAATAGGAAAGGGAATACTAAGAGATGCTGTAAGAGACTATATAAAAGACCATCCAGCAGTAAAAAGCTTTCGTAAGGGAAATCCCGATGAAGGGGGAGACTCTGTAACAGTGGTTGAAATATTATGAAAATTATTGGAGTAATAGGAGCAGGTGAGGCAGAAAAAGAACTTTTAGACTTGGCAGAAAAAGTGGGACGTCTTCTTGCAAAAGAAAATGTTATCGTTGTTACAGGGGGATTAGGAGGGGTAATGGAAGCCGCATGTAAAGGAGCTTACTCTGAAGGAGGAGTTACTGTAGGAATACTACCGACAGACAAAAAAGAAGATGCTAATCCATATGTAAAAATTCCAATTCCCACAGGTATGGGAGAGATGAGAAACTCTCTTATAGTCAGAGCTTCTGATGCTCTTATTGCAATTGGTGGAGGATATGGAACACTAAGTGAGATAGCTTTAGCATTAAAAACAGGTAAAAAAGTGGTTGGATTAAAGACATGGAATATACCTGGCATAATAAAGTCTCATTCACCAGAAGAAGCAGTAACTATTGTAATGTCTTTATTTAACTAATGGTAAATAGATCTTAAAAGTGGTTCCCTTACCAAGTTCGCTTTGAACATCAATAAATCCAGAGTGATCTTGTATAATTCTGTAAACAATGGAAAGTCCAAGACCTGTTCCTTTTGCTCCTTTTGTTGTGAAAAAGGGCTCAAATATCTTTTTTCTTGTTTCTTCATCCATACCAACACCAGTGTCTGATACATATAAAACTGCAAATTGTTTATCCAAAAAATCAACTAAATCTGTTTTTATTGTTATTACTCCACCTTTTGGCATAGCATCCTTAGCATTTTGTAGTAAGTTTGTCAATACTTCATTAAAGGCTTCAATGTCAAGATTAACCCAAATAGGACTCTTAGAGATTTGATAAACTATTTTTATAGAGTCTTCAATCTGTGATTCTATCTTTGTTTTCATAGAGATAATTATTGAGTTTAGATCAACTTTTTTCATTTCATATATTCTTTCTCCAGTAATGTTTATGATTTCTTTTATAAGATATAATGCCTTTTTTGAAGCATTCACTATCTGTTGTAAGGCATTTTTTACGAAATCATCTGCGACTTTTGGCTGAGCAAGGGTTGCAA
It includes:
- a CDS encoding TIGR00725 family protein gives rise to the protein MKIIGVIGAGEAEKELLDLAEKVGRLLAKENVIVVTGGLGGVMEAACKGAYSEGGVTVGILPTDKKEDANPYVKIPIPTGMGEMRNSLIVRASDALIAIGGGYGTLSEIALALKTGKKVVGLKTWNIPGIIKSHSPEEAVTIVMSLFN